GGAGAAAGCTGATCTGGAAGAACAAATCAAGGCTGAGAAGCACCGAGCACTCAATTTTAAACGGGCAGGTAAGCAGGCAGAAGCTTTAGAGGCTCTTCGCTCAGCCAAACATCTCGAGAAGAAGCTTGCAACATTGACTTAGGAGCCCAAATTGAGATAATCAGTTCCTAGAAAACCACATGCACTTCTGGGATCTCACAGGTGCCTGAAAAATTATGTAGAATCATATCGAAGGTAAGCTTCCTTTTTAGACCAGATCAAGATGTTTAAGGTTTCTACAATGCTGCAAAGTTGTCCCGACGCCTGGGATCTCTGCCTGGATAGATTTGACTGAAGCTTGGTTGATTATATTCCTTGAGTATCATGGTAGCTTTTCTTTCAGTTTTCAACTCACCTCAGTTCTCAAATACTACAAGATGCATGCAGAAATATTGGGGAGTTTCTCTCCAGTCTTCCACTGGTACAGAATTCGCTCTACATCGATGGAATTCTTTTATGTTTTTGAAGTTACTCCAATTTTGTGTACACTTGGTATCATGCTTTATTGGACATCAAATGTCCCTGTATCCATGAAGATGAACTCGTGAGGATGTCTCTCTCTTCCAAAAGCTTGTCATCTGGCACATATCTTAGCTACTTGAATGCAATCAAGTGGATgtctctctcttcttctaagtGCTTGTGGTGCTTGGAATGCTAAGTTTTGAGCCCCCGGACTCTGTATATAGTCTACAAGAAGGTGGTTTACTGCCCAAGGAGGACAGCGCTTTTTGGTGCAACTGGCAACCGCAGGCAAAAGGGTGTTCGACGAAATGTCTAGTGTTCCTATTGCGACGCAAAGGACGGAGTCGAACATCAAGCAGCAGCAAAATGGCTGTCATCCTTTTTCTTCAAGAAATGGAAAATACGTTCTGCTTAGTTTTCTCTTTGAGGAGACGCCTCGAAACATTAGCTGCAAATCTCGAGTTGACCTCTTTGGAATTGATCTTGATATATGCTTTTATGACACTCCGGTGGGCTTGTTTCTGCAATGTAGACCTTCTTTTTGTTGAGTGAGACTCCCTGTTCAGTGTCAAGTCCTTGAGGAACCTGACATTTTGGGATCACTAGAGCGAGAATGGATCGACGGATAGATACAATGTGATATCAGATATTAAAGCATTCTCTCACTGTTCTTCCCAGGAAGAGCTTCCAGATGGGGTCAGTCTTCGGACTTTAGACTCTTTTGACATCGTTTCTTTCTTACGTGAATAAAGATGCATGTATTGGAATCAAGATGGAAGAAAAGGCGGCGATTGAGATGAGTAAGAGGAGGGCAACATGAGAGAACCTGTTGAGATCTGCTGGAACAGTGGAAAGAAGTGGACACTCCGAGATGGGAACAGCCTGCCGTGGAAGGAGCCCGGCACTCCCACCACGTAGTATGGCTCCTGCagattccccttctcctcctcaaccttCCCCAGCTCGTACTCGCCCAGGGACCGGAAAACGTAATTGAAGTCGTTCCCTGGGCTGTCATTCGAGAACAACTGGATCTCCGGTGGCTCCTGACGTCCCAAGTAATTTCTCTGCAGGCCGCCAATGACGTCGAGCACCTCGGAGACCACCACGACGACCGGATCGCCGAGTGTTTGGGCCAGAGAAACAACCCAAGTCGACGACCACCATCTTCTCAGGGGTACTGTAGCCACACTTCAGAATTGACGGTTTCAATTCTGATTGCATGAAAAAAGGATAGGAAACTATACCATTTTCAGGCTATTTTGATTCCAAACcggaatcataatttttttattaatatttaatattcagTTTTTTAAGGTTTTGAATTGAATTGAAATTGATTATTTCAATTTCCATTCTAATTCCGATTTTAGGGTGTGGTGGCGCTGCTGGAAGCAGCATCacaaatgatcgcttcgaggggatcgacttccttgatcgcttcaattTTTACATTTGGATCTCAATTTTAGTTCTCATCAATTTGATTCCTCATATGTACTGACTAACAAAGATTAAGTATACCACctaccatatacatatatatatatatatatatatatatatatatatatatatatatatatatatatatatatatatatatatataatgtgtataAATTGAGTTGTCATGTTGTGGGGTTTTGTTTGTGATGTAGTCATGTTGGATACGATAGGCAATAATTGGGGAGTAATTAACTGTTGCACAACAGCTTAAAGATTAGTGTAATGATGTGGAGTTTTAAGAGATAGAGAGCAAAATTAATTACAAGTTTTTTGAAACCTCAAGTTAGTCCACGTGTTAAACATAAATCGTATTAGGATAAAAAAAATGTTAAATCATTATTAGTTCTATCTCCAGCATACAGTGACCTAATTATGATAAAGATTCAATAAGATTTGGTGTTGACATTGGCCGATCACTCCAAACAAATTTGGGACCTGCTTCCTGTATCATCACTTCAAGACTGACAACCATAGTTATCTGTAACAAAGCTGTAGATAGGAGACCTTTAGAAATCATTCTAAATATCAAGAAGGAATCCTActcaaatttaaatattttgataggtTAAGATTAGAATTTGGATTAATaattcaagtagaaaaatataGTTATTaagatttattcttataaatatacactgaattttaagatttttatgaGAGCCAGAAATAAAATACTTTTGAGTGTTCGTGAGAGTTCCTTTCTAGTGAATCTAGAAAGGATTGATAAAATAGCTTTTATTTATGTACCGATTTAGATCAAGGACTTGGAACGTGAGAGAGTTAGGTAAGTGGATAGGATGGAGGATTAGAAAGAGAGAGATGAGGTGTGCAACTATTTAGTATTTGACATACTATTCACGCATTCACAATAATGCAAAGTGATTCCTCGAAAAAGGAACTTAGCTTTGTGGGCGTCCGTTGTTTGTGGTGCAGACATGTCCGAATATGAAAGCCAATAATTGAAGAGCAATTTAACTATTGCACTAAAGCTTAAAGGATTAGTGTCATGATGTGGAGAATTAagaatctaaatccagacatagagggCAAAATTGATCAACTGCTTCTCTAAACCTCAAGTTAATCCACGTGTTAGATATAAATCCTATTAGGATAAGATGTTAAATCATTGTTAGTTCTATCTCCACCAACCCAATTATGATAAAgatttaatattttcaatttcatcaCTGATGATTTGGTGTTGACATTGGCCACCACTCTATACAAATAAATTTATCttacttaaatttaaatattttgatagattAAGATTAGAATTTGAATTAGTGATTGGTACAAGTATAGTTATGGTGAttaattcttataaatatatactGAGTCATaagatttttatgaattattttgagtatttattcttaaaaatgttaagaatttttttttcttatttatgtgAGAGAGTATATATACTAAGGGTTTTTGGTTTGGGTTTGGATTAACTCAAGCGAGAGTGATCCCTTGCACTAATTTTTCTCGTTTCCATAGACATAAGTAGGGAGTTGTCTATATCTTTTGTCGACTTTCtaagtatattttttattattaattttatgggTTTTCTTTGGTTTTCctttttattattaatcttatGAGCTTTCTTTTTTATTGTTAATACTATTAATCATAGGTAGGGAGTTGTAGCGATGGTGTACTAAGGGTTTCATGGCGCTACTGATTGAAAGATTGTATTAAGGGTTGTATTgtatggaaataaaaaaaaaagtaaaaatatcAAAGTGCTGAAAATAAATTATATGTATAGGAGATGATAAGTACATATAACAATAAGTTTCATTTGCAATGCAAAAAATAAATGATCATATTTATGACTTTTAGGATGTAGataattataagaaaaaaaaaatccaataatgATAAGATAGTGAGATGAATGTCTAGTATCATTGACTTGGTGCAGCTATAGAGGATTCATTAACTGGTTCGTTGAAATTAGGTGTTGGATCATGAACCAATTCAGTTCATATAGATGTGGGTAATTCTTTTAAGCCAATGGTTCAGTTTTGTATATAAggcaaaaagtaaaaaaatactcACCAAGGTAGGAATTATTAGGGTTGAAAGTATTCTAGGAGTTGTAATTAGGTTTTAACTGCTTGGGAggagttttaattaaatttaaatttcttgATGGATTAGGATTATAATTTAGATTAGAGACTAGGAATAATTGTTAAAGAATTaaaatttattcttataaatatatatttagtctCAAGATTTTGATGAGAGAAAGAGAAATAAGATACTCGATGCTTATAGGGGTTTTTCTCTAATAAATATATAGAGGGTTGAAAAAACAAGTGAGAGGGTGTGCAAGTGATTTTAGGCTTGAGTTTGGGTTAATcgaagaaaaaataatttcttgCATTAATAGAGTTATCGAACCATATTATTACGttaatttttgatatatttttttattattaatcttatcatttttctttttggcTAAAGTTTTCTCGACCTCCCTCGAGAAAACTGTACAGAAGGGCAATCTGTACCTTCCATCACAGGTCAAATTAAAGGGGATGCGAAGTAGTGATGAGAGCGTGTTCCCGTTTCTTTCCTAGCTATTAAGATGCCAACGAAGACTGATAACGACGAAGCAGAGCACAGCTGAAACACGAGGAGATGATGTGTTTCTCTGAAGCAGTCTTGGTGGTACCTCCATGCATTCATTTACTATCGTCCAGCCATGCCACCGTCTCCTTTAACTTAGTGCGGACAGTGACATACAAACAACCTTCTTGGTGGTACCTTCGTTCATTCATTTACTATTTTCCATCTCCTTTGACTTAGTTAATACTGTCACAGAAAATGGTGTTTTTGCTGTCTATGTATTCTCCGAAGCAAGTTACAGTTTCTGCACAACCACAGTGGTCCGGTCCTTCTTATAGGCTATTTATAATCATTGTGCTCGGAACTTGGttttcaaagagagagagagtgagagagagagagagagagagatgggcaagAGGATAGAAGGAATCCTTCACATGGTCGGAGGAGCTGGGGATACCAGCTACGCCTCCAATTCTAAGTTTCCGGTAGTGTTGAACACCCCAACTGTTTGCATGAACTTAAACAACTTACACTTGCGTAGGCG
This DNA window, taken from Musa acuminata AAA Group cultivar baxijiao chromosome BXJ3-7, Cavendish_Baxijiao_AAA, whole genome shotgun sequence, encodes the following:
- the LOC135642934 gene encoding probable methyltransferase TCM_000168; this encodes MSAPQTTDAHKAKFLFRGITLHYCECVNIPLRRWWSSTWVVSLAQTLGDPVVVVVSEVLDVIGGLQRNYLGRQEPPEIQLFSNDSPGNDFNYVFRSLGEYELGKVEEEKGNLQEPYYVVGVPGSFHGRLFPSRSVHFFPLFQQISTGSLMLPSSYSSQSPPFLPS